In Spirochaetota bacterium, one DNA window encodes the following:
- a CDS encoding transposase has translation MERHEEFQQYLEFLCKGLGHSDRSPGFIDYCKGLMLSIERKSIEPLAAHNDPYNVQAKHQSLHHFVAKSNWSDQAILSLIYQWATPSLKDGNNYYWIVDDTGIPKKGNHSVGVSRQYCGQLGKQE, from the coding sequence ATGGAAAGACATGAAGAATTTCAACAATATCTTGAGTTTTTATGTAAAGGATTAGGACATTCAGATCGTTCACCAGGTTTTATAGATTATTGTAAAGGACTAATGTTGTCAATTGAAAGAAAAAGTATAGAACCGCTAGCAGCTCATAATGATCCATATAATGTACAAGCAAAGCATCAATCCTTGCATCATTTCGTAGCTAAGTCAAATTGGTCTGATCAGGCGATATTATCATTAATTTACCAGTGGGCAACGCCTTCATTGAAAGATGGGAATAACTATTACTGGATTGTAGATGACACCGGTATTCCTAAAAAAGGCAACCATTCAGTTGGCGTGAGTCGTCAATATTGCGGTCAGTTAGGCAAACAAGAG